Genomic DNA from Solanum pennellii chromosome 3, SPENNV200:
AGTACACAGCTAAGCATGATATGTTATGTATCAATTTTACTTGACAAAATTGAACTTGAATAGTTTCGTTACCTtttataagatatttttattgGCTAAAATCATTCATACTTTGTGTTTAGATCCTATTATGGATTTTTAACTATATTCTTCGCGGGGACATCTTATCTCTTCCTTCTCCGAGCTCTgataatgaaataaagaaaaatgaaaagaagataTCAACAATAACTGGTTGACGTGACTACGTAACTAATAGTTCCAGATCTGTTGCATCATATTTGCAATTACCTTAAGGTTGTGAGAGTCGAGAATAAACCCAACCTTTGCTTCGATTAGAGTTTCTCCTCTTCTACTATCGAGATTTCGGTTAAACCATGACATATTAATGATGCAAATccaagaaaaacaaaattgaaaaaattaatgcTAAACACACTTTcaatttgtataaattaaagGTTAATCCAATACCAATAATAATGTAGATTTATACCACttgaatcaccaaaaaaaaaactacaaattaatatttctatattttagaATAGAGATTAAAACTTTATAAACCTATATGGTATAAGAAATAGAATGATTCACTTTAATTATTTGTAGTACCTGTGAAGAAGGACTAATGTAGCATGATTATAATCCAGGACAACAactttaattcaaaatatttgaagtaaagacGAAGATTCATTTCCTCCACTTGACTTAGAATCAAATTGCGCGACCTTCATGTGGTtgattatcatcatcatcatcatcgtcatcatcatcttcatcatctcTGGAACTCATCCATCTAGGATCATTATTGAGACTAAAGGGTTTCATTTGGGAACTAATCAAATTAAGAGTTGGCATCACAAGTTGATTATTGTGTGAAGTAGTTGAGcttaagaaattgaaatggTTCATATTAGCCCTTGGATCATGACTCTCAATGGGATGATGATTTGTTATATAATTAGGAGATGGAACTATAGGTTgaaatgttgttgttattggaTTGAAATACAACTGAGAACTCGAGGGAAAAGGCGAAGATGATGATCCCAAAGATAGAGGGAAACTAGTATTTTGATGAGATTGATCATCATCTATTTGGGATGAAAATGAATTATTATGTCCAAAATGACCTAAAGACAAATTCGAATTAGGCTGATGATCCCATTGATAGTTATAAGAATTGAAAGGCATGCCTGGTAAATTAGATGATCGATGATTTCCTAAGGTAAACATATTATCCTGTTGATTTGATTCCTCATTTGAAGCGATTGACTTGTTTCTCccatgttccaaataagatgtGTTCGCGTTCAACCATTGAGCACGAACATCAGAGAACTCCTCATGAGATGGTTGTTGAAACCGAGTGAAGTACTCAGGTGGTACAGGAAGTGGAGGAAGAGTATCGATATCGAGTTTAGTTGCTTCTAAGAGCCAATCTACAACTTTACTAGGTTGGCTCAGGCCAAGCCTGTCTTGTAGATCATACAATTGAATTGCAGTTGGAACTGATAGTCTAATTCTTCGATCTCTAAGCCCCCTTATAGTGCACACCTTACTATGCCTATCTTTCCCTCCAAAAGTACGCGATACGCGTACTATTCTTGGGTTTTTATTAGCTCCCCATTGCCTTGAAGTAATTGATGGTGGTGCACTAGTCGTCTTTGAAGTCAATCTACTATCATTATTTGATTCTTGTTTCGTCTCAAAATTATTTCCACTCAATGaattcatgatatatatatcatatatcgtTCTTCATCATTATCGATCTAATAAAAATCAACGAAAAATATTAAGCATCTATTAGATCgagataaaatattatcaaattatactatgcacaaaaaaaaaagaactaataTAACTCCCATCAATGGAAATTTTCTTGTGTACATAGTGCAATTTTTGGGGGAAAATTGGAGTTGTGATTAATATTAGGGTAACCTCCAAAATCATTTCACTAAACACCAAGACTTTGTAAAAATGACTaagatctaaaaaaaaatagatgtttaaaattttgtataaacAATTACTACTATAAGAATCATGAATTGTACTTACATAATTAGGTTTTGTAGAAGATAAACTACAACTTGTATATATACCTTTGAGTGGCTAGCAAAATCTCAACATGGAATTAACAACTCTTGATAACATTTAACttcttttataataatttctCCCAAGCCTTGGGGAAAAGAATGAGTTTATGGACAAAATTTGACCAAAGGAGAAACAAGAGAGAATAAATTTACAAGGATAAGTTATGGTTtgtagaaaaagaagaaatgttagATTCTCACTATGTCATAATATTATCTCAGAAGAGGAAAGTAGAAGGCCACGTGGCGCTTACTCGTGCTGACACGTAATTCAATTCTAGGgttgagaaaaatgaaaagttttaagttttatgTATCGACTGTGTATATAAactttatagtatttttatatataatcgCGATGGATGACTCTTTGTCAATAGGCtacaaataataatgtaatagaaatttaatttaatttctcgTATTTAGACTACTCCATCatgaatagttttttttttttaacagtCTATTAGTCAAGAAGCTAGTTATTGTAGtagtttcatattttaattttaagttttgattcTATTTAATGATGCTAAGAAAGGAAGGTACACTGTTAACCTCACAAGGACCACTCTAGggttagaagaaaaaaaaaagggtttatTGCTTTTCTGCTAACTATGGTAGTagtacaaattaaaataaatgactaATCATccgaatttaaaattttgaatatatatatatatgtgtgtgtttgTTGTGAGATATTGTCGGTTACATGtagaataattatattaaataataatcagTTATTAGGGAAAATGatctgaaatatatttgaactttgaTCGATATTGTTGTGATAGTAccaaatttttagaaaagacATTTTACCCatacactatttaatagtgtattttaaaggtatatatatgtCCACATGGAcataaaaatattgcataattataaatagtaatgtgtccacgtggacatatatatacctttaaaatacactattaaatagtcaCCCTgaggaagggggggggggttaaaaGGTCCTCCATAAAGTTTGGTATCGAAATAGCAATTTCGGCCAAAATTGAAGTATTTTTCAGACCTTTTCGCTCGTTATTACAATTGTTGAATAGTGgacttttataaaattatgtgtatttaaaaatttacaattgTAATaatctatttataaaaaaagatatatggagatatgtaattttttaatgtgGCGTCTTAGGATGTTATAGTTTCttgtttatgaattattatttactCTTTGATAAGATTGTATAAGAATGAGAGAAATTTCGGTGGTTTATACAATTTGTaggattttttttcatgtttataagaaaaaatacagCCCAAGAAATCTAAATTACTCATCCAAACAAAAGTTTAACCTCAAATTAATCTgatttcaaatcatgatttgtATTGCATGTCCAAGCGAATCGTAATTAACCTCATCTCATACTCTCTctgttcatttttaattatcatgTTGTGTTTtaaaaagtcaatttgactaattttcaaagttaaattagactattagatattcaaaaattatacgaGAAGTACTACAAATTgcatttttttgcatatcaataagatgaaaaaaatcatgGTAAAATGTTAATCGAAGTTCTTATCATTTcactctaaaaaaaataatcatgacaattaaaagtggatAGAAGAAGTATTTGAGAGTGATCTAATTTTCTTTATCAGTATTATTATGGGTACTCTTATACTATCTTATTCTTTAATtctacttatttattattttacttcgAATATCATTCTATttgttatttataattttctttttctccattGTTTTCTATAAGGGTTCCTTCACTATATTATTTCCTTTCTCaataactttaatatattttacttgatCCGAGGATCTATCAGAAAATATCTATTTACTACactaaatatgttattgttattgttgattTTTAATCAAGTACAATAGAAGAAAAGGGGAGAAAAGCTTTTACTACATATGCATGCACAATAAAATTAGCAGAAAAGAAATACCAGAAATCCTTGTAccataatttcttttaatttataaagaAACTATAATATGTACAATTTGTTTGTGCcatttttgaaagatttttaacataattatgataaagaaattaaagattGGGAAacacatgaaaataaagaatgttgatgagtaattaattatttaagtctCAAAAAGGAAACAAATTAGTAATTAGAAAAACTAGTGGAGATGTAGTGGTATCCCCAAAGCTATATATATGCTCAATTGTAGATGAGGGACCAATaaaccaataataataatatacaacCTCTTAAAAGACTTTGCACTTAGtacacatatattatatatatatataaaaatgggCCACTTGCAGTGAGATTTTTTGCATGCAGCAGCAGCAACTTGGACTTAATCCACTGATTAActtaatgaatttaattttaataattgaaagCCCTGGTTAAATTTGGATCGCGTATTGCAGACCCATTCAGGAGTGATATTTCCAACAAGATTTTATTCATATTCAAGGCTCGAACTGACACCTTTAATTAAGGATAAAGCAATCTCACCACTGTACTGTAAcactaataaatttaattactatTATCATTCAATAACAAGGGTAGAAAGAAAAGGACAATATTAGAATGATCAAATTCAAATCTACTGTTCCATTGGCTAATTAAATCAACTGGAAAAGGGAAGGTATATTCACCAGAAATATTCAATATACGTTTTAAATGCTATAAATCCTACCTAGCTTGATTCCTTGCGAGAAAGGTTTTGTGATTTcgatttgaattatatattaatattttttttaaaaaaaaatgtatgtgtACGTagaataaaatttgatttttaaatcttgaattcgcttataatgaaatgttaatgCTGACAGAGGTAGAATTACTattgaagtatatgaattttgaatttgtcaTCAAACTTATAAGACGATAAGACTTaattttgatgtataattgattcataggttaatttttattttctgccACCACTAAACCCTAAGGAATACAATAATGAAGATGGATATTTTGAGAGGCCACAATCTGCTCTAAGAGTAGAGTTGGCTACAATCATAACAGGCCAAAAGCTAATACTATAATTACTGAATTTTAGTTCATAAATATTGTGCAAAAAAGCATCCAATGTTTACAACCCTAGCCAAAAATTTCACAAGTTGCTAGTCAAATTTTCCACTAGTAAATCCCAACTAATTTGGTAGATAAAAACTGATTATTTACCTACTTAATCTTAATCTTAAGTTAACCTACCAAATAACTAGGTGACATGCGGaaattttaaccaaactaagccattatataaaacaatttaccaaagtaatacatttttctaaaattttacaaaactagtataaacgtatttcacggtaacgttttagggtatatttttttaaaaaaaaaactaacagcattaggttgatatacgttactgtaagtaacgttttactcctaaaacgttatttcagtaacgttttactcctaaaatgttACTATGAGTAatgttttaggagtaaaacgttactgtgagtaacgtatatcaatctgacgccatcaacttttaaaaaataaaatatatcctaaaacgttactgtggaatacgtttatactagttttgtaaaattttagaaaaacatattattttggtgaatggctttatataatgacttagtttggttaaaacctCTGACATGCGAAAGCTGACAAAACAGTAATAAatcaaacaacaaaagaaaaaagaggtgAGTAATCTAATACTCAGCATAAAATAGAGTTCAAAATATCGAAAGAAATAACTTCACAAAATTCATTCAGAAATAAAAGGAAGTAACTTCAATTTAATTAGGTCAAAACACACGTGCCCTAAGAGAATACTCATATTCATCTAATTTGTGCTTGAATTAAGTTATACCAAATATAGAACAAATTAAGCAACAACAGAAATGGAGGTTGCAATAAATCATAATTGACATGATTAACTTATTGCCCCACTGTTAAGAAACATTACAGTTACTTCCTTCGTTATAATTTATTTGTCCTATTTCTTATAATTTGTTGAAACGAGAATaatctctttctatttttgataactctttaatttcaacttaATTCCATCATaacatgtttaagatcacaagattaaaaaatatttcgatatatttatcatatttttaatataagactacaaaatttaaaaatattttgatatatttactaGTACTGCATCTGTGATTTTCCTGGCCTGCAGACTAACAGAATGAATAATGGACTGTGCTATCAACTGCTACTAAACTTCAAGCCCAGAAGGAGTACGTGTGGGCACTGGCCAGCATCATCACCACTTATTTCCCTCAGAAAATGTAAGGATAAACTCTCACTTACCTATCCGGTGTTTTtttcgtttcaatttgtttgatctatttttatagtagtttttttttaacagttctttaatttcaactttctaaaatgataatttaactACAAGACTAAAAACATTTTCGACAACAACACtcaaaaaatttctttagtttcttaaGCATCATACCAagttaaaatcaaacaaatcaaAACGAAGAAAGAGTAATTAACTGTTGAAGTTTGTTTTTAGTTATTGCAGTAACTTTTAGCAAAACAAGTTATTTGgtttaataaatttgaattttgaattttagttagtttgtttatattttagattgtttaaattttaaattatgcaggttatatattttgtattgacTATTTCAATCCTAAGAAACATTTTCAATCATGTTATGGTGCCCCATCTTTTAGAAAAACACTAATAATAGTATTAGAGCTTCATTGATCTTAAGTGATTTGTGAATCTTCCAAAGAACTATCATACATTTTTAACCTTTAAGGGCAATCTTTTTAACCCATCAGGGCTATCCATTTTAACCCAGCAAGGCTATCTTTTCAACCCGTGCTTTTTTCAAAGCACGTACTTttttttgaatcattttttaaccaaaataaTGGCAAGTATGCCCCACAAATTTTCACATACAAAAACTATCAAATTTAgtgtgaaaataaaattatattttgaaatctaTGTGATATGTGAGGTTGTGATGGAAGAAAAATCCTTACAATCTCTCTCTGCAAATCATACAAAAGTTCagattaaaacaatttaaaaattttttttacataagaCAATATCATCGCATGTATTTTTGAAGAACaaaaccaaattaaaaaaaaaagaaattttgcaagttaaagaataatgaaaaattttTAGCATTGAGTATCAAAGCAAAAATTGAGAAGGgtcatttcttttttaattgcaGTAACTAAAGCAAAGGAGAAGTGTTGAAGATTGCTTTTAATTATTGCAGTAacttttagtaaaataagttatttagtttgaataaatttaaattttagatagtttatttatgttattaagatattttatgttgtttaaattttaaattatgcagattatatttgttatttaaaaccCTTCgatacttaataaaattattgaaagtcATTTCAATATTGAAAGACATTTTCAGTCTGCAAACCAGTCCCACCCTCTAATTGCCGGAGAGGCAATTAATGCTTTTTCTCAACTACTCTCTCGGTTCAATTTTCACTTTATTATGAGCTCATTGATTGAGAATAAGTTATTTGAAGATTGTTATTCCAGCTTTGATATGggataaaaaaaacattataatttCGTGATAAGTTATCCCATAATTTAATCAGAACCAAATATGAAACAAACTCATTCTAAAACTGATCATTCTaagattaattatttcttatggTTTCTCGTACCAAACAAGCTCTTACTTCTTAATTTATAGTCATTTTTGATACATTTTCCAAAATATCGAATTTAATACATCCAAAAGTGATAtaataaaaacatcattttatttattattctcttttataaaattaataccgaataaataaaaataataataatgatcaAATAAGGAATTAAAGATGAGAAGAGACTAGAGAGCATGCAGTAGTGTTAAAGAAAGTAAGGATTTGTGGATCTTATATATGTAGTGTCACTTTCAATTGAAACTGTTATTTTCAGATCCCAATACACATAAGTTCCCTTTCCCCACACCACACTGACACACTtactttcttttactttctattcataaaaaacaaaacaaaaacaaaaacaaaaaatgcaaaagGAAGGCAGACGTGATGAATTTAATGATAAATGCATGCTTCCAATAATGCACACTATTTACTCAacaagaagtaaaaaaaaaaaaaagccaacAACTACCAATAGGTCCATTACATTCTCTCAGTTAATGTAACAATCGATTTCAATTTATCACGCTTATACTATTATGACGATCTATTACACACCTGAATTacttaaaagtaaatttatttcaatgttGACGCACATACAATCAGTTACATGATGAGAATGTTTCACACACGCGCCATTATCACCATGTCACTGTCACATTTATAATTATGTCGAATTTTTTTATGTCAtccaatttcttttttcttccctATTCACCATCAAACCCACCATTAAATCACTGTCGTTGATGCTATTCCACTTCTCCACCACCATAGATTTCATCATCCATAATCAAATTTACTACTGAAATCTTTCCATAACTATTGTCATCAAAATCGATAACGAACATCATAAATTTAACTGAATTGACCATTGAAACCATATCACTGTCATTGAAATTTATCAC
This window encodes:
- the LOC107012992 gene encoding transcription factor TCP5, which encodes MNSLSGNNFETKQESNNDSRLTSKTTSAPPSITSRQWGANKNPRIVRVSRTFGGKDRHSKVCTIRGLRDRRIRLSVPTAIQLYDLQDRLGLSQPSKVVDWLLEATKLDIDTLPPLPVPPEYFTRFQQPSHEEFSDVRAQWLNANTSYLEHGRNKSIASNEESNQQDNMFTLGNHRSSNLPGMPFNSYNYQWDHQPNSNLSLGHFGHNNSFSSQIDDDQSHQNTSFPLSLGSSSSPFPSSSQLYFNPITTTFQPIVPSPNYITNHHPIESHDPRANMNHFNFLSSTTSHNNQLVMPTLNLISSQMKPFSLNNDPRWMSSRDDEDDDDDDDDDDNQPHEGRAI